Sequence from the Flavobacterium sp. J372 genome:
GAGATTATAAGAGATTTAATACTTGGCCGTGATAATAAAGACGCTGAAATCTTTAAATTTGACAGGTAAACTGCAATGACATATGAAAATCAGGAAGGGTGCAACAAAAACCTGGAAAGTCTTAAAGAAAACCGCAGCTGAATTTAATGAAGACAATGCTATTAAGCTAAGCGCATCTTTAGCCTATTACACTATATTTTCCATAGCGCCGCTGTCTATAATCATCTTGTCTTTGTGCGGCGTATTTTTTGGTGAAGATGCCGTAAACGGGCAATTTTACGGCCAGATAAAAAACCTTGTGGGCAATCAGGCTGCCATCCAGATACAGGAGACCATAAAAAATATGGAGCTAAACCATAACAATGTATTTGCCATGACAGTAGGTATTGTAATACTGCTTGTAGGGGCTTCAGGTGTTTTTGCCGAGATACAAAGCTCAATAAATTACATCTGGGGGCTGCGTGCAAAGCCAAAACGCGGCCTTTCAAAATTCCTGCTTAACAGGCTTATGTCTTTTTCTATGATAGGTGTAATGGGGTTTATTTTACTGGTAAGCCTGGTAGCCAATACCATACTTGACCTGATTAGCGATGAGCTTATAGGGTTTCTTCCCAATGCAACTGTATATCTGTTATATGGTCTAAATTTAGGGGTGGTGCTGGCAATAATTACTTTATTGTTTGCGGTAATCTTTAAAACACTGCCCGATGGGAAGCTCGCCTGGAAAGATACGCTGATAGGCTCGGGCGTTACAGCCGTGTTGTTTATGATAGGTAAATTCGGCATCAGCTTTTATCTCGGCACTTCAACTGTGGCTACGGCTTATGGGGCAGCAGGCTCAGTAGTTATAATTTTAGTGTGGGTTTATTATTCAGCCATCATACTATACTTTGGTGCAGAGTTTACAAAAGTATATGCTACCATGTATGGAAAGAGTATAGTGCCGAACGGTTACGCCGTGACAATACAAAAAGAAGTGTTTGAAATAGAAGAGGATGTAAAATCCTGATTTTAAGATTTCTGTAACACTTATTGTGATAATGGTAACATAGCGGTAAGCATTTCCGCGTTAAATTCGTATTTCCAAACAATATAAATTTAAACACTAACCATTATGAAAAAAGTATCAATTTTCGCGAAAATGCTTTTGGGTGCCGCAGTATTTGCTATGGCGCTTGGTACAGTATCATGTAAAGACGAAAACAAAGCTGAAGACCCTAAAGAAGTTGCTGAAGACCAGAACGAAGCAAAATTTGACGATGCTAATGACGAGATGGAGGATGACTCACAATATCTTGTTGATGCTGCAGAAACTGACATGAAAGAAATTGAACTGGGTAAACTGGCACTTTCAAAAAGTACAAATGCAGATATAAAAGGCCTTGCCCAGATGATGATTGATGAGCATACAAAAGCATCAGAAGAAACTAAAGCGCTTGCTACTAAGAAAAATATCACCTTGCCAGCTGCGGTTACTGAAAAAGTGCAGGAGAAATATGCTGACATGAATGACAAAACCGGAACTGATTTTGACAAAGCGTATGCTGACAAGATGGTTGACGGCCACGAGAAGATGATTGACAAAATGGAAAAAGCTTCTGAAAAAGCTGCCGATGCTGATATAAGGGCATGGGCTGCAAAAATGCTTCCTACACTTCGTAAGCATCTTGACCATTCAAAAATGGTAAAAGAGAAAGTTGATGCAATGAAATAATTGTAATTGCATATGAGAAACGCACTTTACATACTGGCTGTTATACTTATAATAATCTGGGCGGTGGGCAGCTTTGCCTATCATGTAGGCAGCGCACTTATACATCTTTTACTGGTGGTTGCCTTTATAGCAATACTTGTAAACCTGTTTAAACGCCGAAGGAGATTATAGTATTAATGCCATTTATATAAAAACCCGCTGTGATATATCGCAGCGGGTTTTTATTTATACTTATTTGGCATTCTTCTTTAAATGCATTACTAAATCAATTAATCTCGATGAATACCCAATCTCATTATCATACCAGCCTACAACTTTCACCATCCTGCCGATAACTGATGTAAGCTGAGCATCAAAAAGGCAGGAGTGCCGGTTGCCAAGCACATCTACCGAAACTATTGGGTCTTCTGTGTACGCTAAGATGCCTTTAAGCTCATTTTCAGAAGCAGCTTTAAAAGCGGCATTAATCTCTTCAATAGACGCTTCACGCTTTACATAGCAGGTAATATCGGTAAGCGAACCATCAGGTACGGGTACGCGTATGCCGCCGCCGCCTATTTTCCCTTCAAACTCTGGGAAAACTTTTGTAAGGGCTTTAGCTGCGCCGGTAGTTGTCGGCACTATAGATTGTGATGCCGCACGGGCACGGCGCAGGTCTTTATGCGGCTGGTCATGCAGGCTTTGGTCGGTTGTGTAAGAGTGTACTGTCGTAATATATGCCTGCTCAATTCCGCAAAGCTCATTAATGATCTTCATCATTGGGGCGGCGTTATTTGTAGTACAGCTTGCATTAGATATTACAACCTCTGTACCGTCA
This genomic interval carries:
- a CDS encoding YihY/virulence factor BrkB family protein, whose amino-acid sequence is MKIRKGATKTWKVLKKTAAEFNEDNAIKLSASLAYYTIFSIAPLSIIILSLCGVFFGEDAVNGQFYGQIKNLVGNQAAIQIQETIKNMELNHNNVFAMTVGIVILLVGASGVFAEIQSSINYIWGLRAKPKRGLSKFLLNRLMSFSMIGVMGFILLVSLVANTILDLISDELIGFLPNATVYLLYGLNLGVVLAIITLLFAVIFKTLPDGKLAWKDTLIGSGVTAVLFMIGKFGISFYLGTSTVATAYGAAGSVVIILVWVYYSAIILYFGAEFTKVYATMYGKSIVPNGYAVTIQKEVFEIEEDVKS
- a CDS encoding DUF4142 domain-containing protein, whose protein sequence is MKKVSIFAKMLLGAAVFAMALGTVSCKDENKAEDPKEVAEDQNEAKFDDANDEMEDDSQYLVDAAETDMKEIELGKLALSKSTNADIKGLAQMMIDEHTKASEETKALATKKNITLPAAVTEKVQEKYADMNDKTGTDFDKAYADKMVDGHEKMIDKMEKASEKAADADIRAWAAKMLPTLRKHLDHSKMVKEKVDAMK
- a CDS encoding lmo0937 family membrane protein, translating into MRNALYILAVILIIIWAVGSFAYHVGSALIHLLLVVAFIAILVNLFKRRRRL
- the gap gene encoding type I glyceraldehyde-3-phosphate dehydrogenase, producing the protein MTKTRIAINGFGRIGRNLFRLLINHQQIEVVAINDIADAATMAHLLKYDSIHGILPFEVKHTFDSLIVDGISYAYLSEKNIESLDWASLNIDVVIESTGRIKKLEEAQKHIDSGAKKVILSAPPEDDRIKTIVLGVNEQMLDGTEVVISNASCTTNNAAPMMKIINELCGIEQAYITTVHSYTTDQSLHDQPHKDLRRARAASQSIVPTTTGAAKALTKVFPEFEGKIGGGGIRVPVPDGSLTDITCYVKREASIEEINAAFKAASENELKGILAYTEDPIVSVDVLGNRHSCLFDAQLTSVIGRMVKVVGWYDNEIGYSSRLIDLVMHLKKNAK